The following coding sequences are from one Leptolyngbya sp. NIES-3755 window:
- a CDS encoding hypothetical protein (similar to AA sequence:cyanobase_aa:PCC8801_3305): MEGRTWITLLILILTDSIGNVYLTAGMKQLGDFQPLPLRTLPRRLLRVLSNFQILCGIFSLTIAFFLFISLLSWANLSFVYPSTALTYLFSLIGARYVLQERITPARLFGTLLVCIGAAFVSIG; this comes from the coding sequence ATGGAAGGCAGAACTTGGATTACGTTACTAATCCTGATATTGACCGACTCGATCGGAAATGTGTATCTCACCGCAGGAATGAAACAACTGGGTGACTTTCAGCCATTACCTTTGAGAACTTTGCCGCGTCGATTGTTGCGCGTTTTAAGCAACTTTCAGATTCTGTGTGGGATTTTCTCTTTGACGATCGCATTCTTCCTTTTCATCTCGCTCCTAAGTTGGGCGAATCTTAGCTTTGTATATCCCTCAACGGCTCTGACTTATCTATTTAGCTTGATTGGAGCGCGGTATGTTCTACAAGAGCGAATTACTCCGGCTCGATTGTTTGGGACTCTGTTGGTGTGTATTGGTGCGGCGTTTGTCTCGAT
- a CDS encoding hypothetical protein (similar to AA sequence:cyanobase_aa:Tery_4991), with translation MNRTIVILLHIVCQVFGDVWLSRGMRNIGAVNVIDLGSFIAIAIQFLTSPWIWLGIAFLITSLILYLVALSRFDLSYVLPITAFTYVLSTALAIFILREHVSAPRLFGTCIITAGAFVVGWDEQKQSR, from the coding sequence ATGAACCGAACGATCGTCATTTTGCTGCATATCGTGTGTCAAGTGTTTGGAGATGTTTGGCTGAGTCGGGGAATGCGGAATATCGGAGCAGTAAATGTGATCGATTTGGGATCGTTTATTGCGATCGCGATTCAGTTCCTCACCAGTCCGTGGATCTGGTTGGGAATTGCTTTTTTGATTACCAGTCTGATTCTCTATCTCGTAGCACTTTCGCGGTTTGATTTAAGCTATGTGCTGCCCATTACTGCCTTTACGTATGTTCTGAGCACCGCATTAGCAATCTTTATTCTGCGCGAACATGTATCAGCCCCTCGGTTGTTCGGGACTTGCATTATTACAGCAGGCGCGTTTGTTGTGGGATGGGATGAGCAAAAACAGTCAAGGTAA
- a CDS encoding YdjC-like protein (similar to AA sequence:cyanobase_aa:AM1_5796) produces MPNRRLVRINGDDFGFSTGVNQAIVTAHQKGVLTSTSLMITGDAVEDAIELAKANPSLAVGLHLVLGMGRSVLSPEQIPNLVNAQGRFIDDPAQAGLNYQFNAKARQELPLEIRAQLEKFRQTGLKLSHVDGHLHLHSHPIVLKHLVDLATEFEIPEIRLPSEELKIALAIDASGRVAKTVGSVVFTGLRRYGETLLKNHRIQFADRVYGLLQTGRITESYLLELIPRITANVVEIYSHPAIAVPGEPSNAPLNLGFAELEALLSDRVRDALEQHGFERVGSIG; encoded by the coding sequence ATGCCAAATCGTCGTTTAGTGCGGATTAATGGGGATGATTTTGGCTTTTCGACTGGGGTAAATCAAGCAATCGTGACGGCTCATCAGAAAGGGGTGCTGACCAGTACGAGCTTGATGATTACGGGAGATGCCGTTGAAGATGCGATCGAGCTTGCTAAAGCAAATCCTTCTCTAGCAGTTGGATTACATCTGGTTCTAGGAATGGGTCGATCGGTACTTTCTCCTGAACAGATTCCAAATCTCGTCAATGCTCAGGGTCGCTTCATAGATGATCCGGCTCAAGCTGGATTGAACTATCAATTTAATGCCAAAGCACGTCAAGAACTTCCCCTTGAAATTCGTGCTCAGCTTGAGAAATTTCGGCAAACAGGCTTAAAGCTTTCTCATGTCGATGGACATTTGCATCTACATTCACATCCGATTGTTCTAAAGCATTTAGTTGACTTAGCAACAGAGTTTGAAATTCCTGAAATTCGCCTGCCATCCGAAGAACTCAAGATTGCCCTTGCGATCGATGCTTCGGGTAGAGTTGCCAAAACCGTTGGTTCAGTTGTTTTTACTGGACTACGACGCTATGGAGAGACCCTTTTGAAAAACCATCGAATTCAATTTGCTGATCGCGTTTATGGTTTGCTACAAACTGGACGAATTACCGAGTCGTATTTGCTTGAACTGATTCCGAGAATTACTGCGAATGTCGTGGAGATCTATTCGCATCCCGCGATCGCAGTTCCAGGAGAGCCGAGTAATGCACCTTTAAATCTGGGATTTGCAGAACTAGAGGCACTATTAAGCGATCGAGTTCGAGATGCGCTTGAACAACACGGATTTGAACGGGTGGGATCGATTGGATGA
- a CDS encoding hypothetical protein (similar to AA sequence:cyanobase_aa:PCC7424_2136): MSMKLGSEEHKQLFCQNFINTHLHYEPETIAFPELNETELERLRRIPFWQIALSTEREAGLMVSAMANTIDDPDIRAAIALQGEEEARHARLIDCLIRHYDLQVEEPPAAVLPKNVNLAFTDFGFEECLDSFFAFGMFGLAREANYLPESMFTLFDPILDEEARHIVFFINWITYAQAQKGRANILRGAHSLLHYGRALFNMGKMVLTTDGNSGGFTATGAKTFVDDLTLPQFLSATIHENQKRMSKFDDRLLEPRLLPKLASIALKAATLLLKRSTEMKVEASS, translated from the coding sequence ATGTCTATGAAGCTTGGATCAGAAGAACATAAACAGCTTTTTTGTCAGAATTTTATCAATACCCATCTTCACTATGAACCGGAGACGATCGCATTTCCAGAACTAAACGAAACTGAGCTAGAACGCTTAAGACGAATTCCATTCTGGCAAATTGCACTCAGCACTGAGCGAGAAGCGGGACTGATGGTGAGCGCAATGGCGAATACGATCGATGATCCCGATATTCGAGCCGCGATCGCACTTCAAGGCGAAGAAGAAGCCCGCCATGCTCGACTGATTGATTGTCTGATTCGCCACTATGATTTGCAGGTCGAAGAACCTCCCGCTGCTGTATTACCGAAGAATGTCAATCTCGCATTCACGGACTTTGGATTCGAGGAATGCTTAGATTCGTTTTTCGCTTTTGGAATGTTCGGATTGGCACGAGAAGCGAACTATCTACCAGAATCTATGTTCACTTTGTTTGATCCAATTTTGGATGAAGAAGCGCGGCACATCGTGTTCTTTATCAATTGGATTACATACGCTCAGGCGCAAAAGGGTAGAGCGAATATTCTACGCGGTGCACATTCACTACTGCACTACGGTCGAGCTTTATTTAACATGGGCAAAATGGTGCTCACGACTGATGGTAATAGTGGTGGATTTACAGCAACCGGAGCGAAAACTTTTGTTGATGATTTGACACTGCCACAGTTCTTATCTGCGACGATTCACGAGAATCAGAAACGGATGAGCAAATTTGACGATCGCTTACTTGAACCGCGATTGCTACCGAAACTTGCCTCGATCGCACTCAAAGCAGCGACCCTGTTGCTCAAACGATCTACTGAAATGAAAGTAGAAGCGAGTAGCTAA
- a CDS encoding hypothetical protein (similar to AA sequence:cyanobase_aa:Aazo_2553) — MKGLFSAKWLTFYGGTIAFVIALFSLVTNYGEANLKAQPKISGRYKLSATDLPGCLRGKDLILSIDQSGVYLNGSILETPHSTQEQTASKKKPSLTGKFRQPNLELSGTLPQIQGCENSQISIQSTIDKTILRGNLSLKDSASRFVAKLEEPSEIKK, encoded by the coding sequence ATGAAAGGCTTGTTTAGTGCGAAATGGCTGACGTTTTATGGAGGTACGATCGCGTTTGTGATTGCACTTTTCAGTCTGGTGACGAACTACGGAGAAGCGAACTTGAAAGCACAGCCGAAAATTTCAGGACGGTACAAACTATCAGCAACAGATTTACCGGGATGCTTGAGAGGCAAAGATCTGATTTTGTCGATCGACCAATCTGGTGTTTATCTAAACGGCTCAATTTTAGAAACGCCCCATTCCACTCAAGAACAAACGGCTTCTAAAAAGAAACCCTCTTTAACCGGAAAGTTTAGGCAGCCGAATTTAGAACTATCAGGAACTTTGCCGCAGATTCAAGGATGTGAGAATTCGCAAATTTCGATTCAAAGTACGATCGACAAAACCATTCTCAGAGGCAATCTCAGCCTAAAGGATTCAGCGAGTCGCTTTGTAGCAAAGCTTGAAGAACCCTCTGAAATCAAGAAATAA